One Ananas comosus cultivar F153 linkage group 1, ASM154086v1, whole genome shotgun sequence DNA window includes the following coding sequences:
- the LOC109715232 gene encoding patellin-5-like — MPSEAPDEPPAKDDAPKPPESEAPKPADEEGAEPPKPAPEEPAPPPPPPPPPAEEKAVELVVVDDDGAKTVEAIEETVVPAPAAPAPEAEEATETKTETKTEASAAAEAAEEEVRIWGVPIVGDERSDAVLLKFLRARDYKPAEAMAMLRSAVLWRKRFGIDALLDADLGLPEMDRVVFTRGADREGHPVCYNVYGEFQSKDLYDKAFGDDDKRDRFLKWRIQYLERGIRSQLDFSPAGVCSMVQVTDLKNSPRLGKHRQVTRQALTLLQDNYPEFIAKKLFINVPWWYLAVNRMMSPFFTQRTKSKFVFAGPSKSAETLFKYIAPEQVPVQFGGLAKENDPDFTTADAVADTVLKPSSKQTIDIPVPENSTLVWEIRVLGWEVSYGAEFVPDAEDGYTVIVQKTRKLAASDEAVIKGTFKTGEAGKVVLIIDNPTSKKKKLLYRSKTRSSAEST, encoded by the exons ATGCCCTCGGAGGCCCCCGACGAACCCCCCGCCAAAGACGACGCCCCCAAACCCCCCGAATCCGAAGCACCCAAACCAGCCGACGAGGAGGGGGCGGAGCCTCCCAAGCCCGCGCCGGAGGAGcccgccccgccgccgccgcctcctccgcctccggcgGAGGAGAAGGCCGTGGAgctcgtcgtcgtcgacgacgACGGCGCCAAGACCGTCGAAGCCATCGAAGAGACCGTCgtccccgcccccgccgcccccgcccccgaaGCAGAGGAAGCAACGGAGACCAAAACAGAGACCAAAACAGaggcctcggcggcggcggaggcggcggaggaggaggtgcgGATATGGGGGGTGCCGATCGTGGGCGACGAGCGGTCGGACGCGGTGCTGCTCAAGTTCCTTCGCGCCCGCGACTACAAGCCCGCGGAGGCCATGGCGATGCTCCGGAGCGCCGTGCTCTGGCGCAAGCGCTTCGGCATCGACGCCCTCCTCGACGCCGACCTCGGCCTCCCGGAGATGGACCGCGTCGTCTTCACCCGCGGCGCCGACCGCGAGGGCCACCCCGTCTGCTACAACGTCTACGGCGAGTTCCAAAGCAAGGACCTCTACGACAAGGCCTTCGGCGACGACGACAAGCGCGACCGCTTCCTCAAGTGGCGCATCCAGTACCTCGAGCGCGGCATCCGCTCCCAGCTCGACTTCTCCCCCGCCGGCGTCTGCTCCATGGTCCAGGTCACCGATCTCAAGAACTCCCCCCGCCTCGGCAAGCACCGCCAGGTCACGCGCCAGGCCCTCACTCTCCTCCAGGACAATTACCCCGAGTTCATCGCCAAAAAG CTGTTCATCAATGTCCCGTGGTGGTACCTCGCCGTGAATCGGATGATGAGCCCGTTCTTCACGCAGAGGACCAAGAGCAAGTTCGTCTTCGCCGGCCCTTCCAAATCCGCGGAGACCCTCTTCAA GTACATCGCCCCGGAACAAGTCCCGGTTCAATTCGGAGGCCTCGCCAAGGAGAACGACCCCGATTTCACCACTGCCGATGCTGTTGCCGATACCGTCCTCAAGCCCTCGTCTAAGCAAACCATCGATATTCCCGTTCCTGAG AACTCCACCCTTGTGTGGGAAATCCGAGTTCTCGGATGGGAAGTGAGCTACGGGGCGGAGTTCGTGCCGGACGCGGAGGACGGCTACACCGTGATCGTGCAGAAGACGAGGAAGCTGGCGGCGAGCGACGAGGCGGTCATAAAGGGCACCTTCAAAACCGGCGAGGCCGGGAAAGTCGTCCTCATCATCGACAACCCCACctccaagaagaagaagctcctcTACCGATCCAAGACCCGAAGCTCCGCCGAATCTACATGA
- the LOC109715377 gene encoding carboxymethylenebutenolidase homolog, which translates to MAAAAAATTALFPSRVAAPPRRNPRHPPRICNFSSSRKLNFNYRGYPCLRPKTSGKVICGQIEVVDGVDDEACELVNGADLIIGEGDDSIHAYLLKAVKNNNGTGVLLLSDIFGFEDSSTRDFAYRVACNGYNVLVPDLFRGNPWKKSRPMAELEQWLATQTLERVAKDIDTCAKWLMDEFAAAGISKKLGIIGFCFGGGRLIEALARDYDCEYFGTGVCFYGTSVDPSLGSRIKAPVLFIAGDNDPLCPLSVLEEIEKKIEGSRLAIYLGRKHGFAHRPDSQEEDADAEDAFTAMRNWLHDALLVNDDSVL; encoded by the exons atggccgctgccgccgccgccaccacggCGCTCTTCCCTTCCCGCGTCGCCGCGCCGCCTCGCCGGAACCCTCGCCACCCACCTCGGATTTGTAACTTCTCCTCCTCC AGGAAATTAAACTTCAATTATCGCGGCTATCCGTGTTTAAGGCCGAAAACGAGTGGGAAAGTAATTTGTGGCCAAATAGAAGTAGTGGATGGTGTTGATGATGAAGCTTGCGAACTAGTCAATGGAGCTGATCTTATCATAGGGGAGGGTGACGATAGTATTCACGCATATCTTTTGAAAGCAGTTAAGAACAACAATGGGACTGGCGTATTGCTTTTGTCCGATATCTTTGGATTTGAAGATTCATCAACAAGGGACTTTGCTTATCGGGTTGCTTGCAATGGCTACAA TGTTCTGGTACCTGACTTGTTTCGTGGAAACCCTTGGAAGAAAAGCCGGCCGATGGCCGAGCTCGAGCAATGGCTCGCAACGCAAACCCTAGAAAGGGTTGCCAAGGACATTGACACATGTGCAAAGTGGCTGATGGATGAATTCGCAGCCGCGGGAATATCAAAGAAGCTCGGGATCATCGGATTTTGCTTCGGTGGCGGACGATTGATAGAGGCACTGGCCCGCGATTACGATTGCGAGTACTTTGGCACCGGTGTATGCTTCTACGGGACTAGTGTGGACCCTTCATTAGGAAGCAGGATTAAAGCACCGGTTCTCTTTATTGCTGGCGATAACGACCCGCTTTGCCCCTTGAGTGTATTAGAGGAAATCGAGAAAAAGATCGAAGGATCGAGGCTCGCAATTTATCTCGGAAGAAAGCATGGCTTCGCGCATCGACCAGATTCTCAGGAAGAAGATGCGGATGCTGAGGATGCCTTTACCGCCATGAGGAATTGGTTGCATGATGCATTACTTGTAAATGATGATAGTGTTCTATAA